TCCGGATTTTCTCACTCCGATCACCGCTGCCAACCTGCGATTTACGATCCGCCGCCAGTTCTTTAGATTGCTCCTCTTCCCTGACTTGTTGTAATCGTGCTGTCAGCACTTTCATGGCCTTGGCTTTGTTCTTGGTCTGGGACCGTTCATCCTGACATTGGACAACAATCCCGGTTGGCAGATGGGTTATGCGTATGGCGGAATAAGTGGTATTAACACTTTGTCCCCCGGGACCGGATGAACAAAAAATATCAGTCCGCAGATCACCTGGATTAATGGACACATCCACTTCATCCACTTCGGGCAAGACCGCCACTGTCACTGCAGAGGTATGAATCCTCCCGGAAGCTTCCGTGCTGGGCACACGCTGCACACGATGCACACCGGCCTCAAATTTCATATGCCGATAGACTTCTTTTCCATCTATCTGAAAAACAATTTCCTTATAACCGCCCAGTTCCGTCTGATTACTATCCAAAACACCAATCTTCCAATGTCTGGCCTCGGCAAACCGGCTGTACATACGAAACAGATCCCCGCAAAACAGGGCGGCTTCATCGCCACCGGTCCCCGCACGAATTTCCATAAACACATTTTTTCCATCATGGGGATCTCTGGGTATTAAATGCTGTTTAAGATCGCTCTCCAGTTGGGTTAATTTCCCCTTCAACAGCTGCGCTTCTTCTTCAGCCAATGCGGCCATCTCACCACCCGCCGCCTGCATCTCTTCAGTATCCTTAAGTTCCTGCTCCAGTTTACGGTATTGCCTGATCGCCTCAACCACTTCGGTGAGTTCAGAATGCTTGCGCACCACCTCACGGTACCGGTCCTGATTCTGCACCAAACCGGGGTCCGAAAGCTTTTCTTCCAGATCAACATACTTTCTTTCAATTTTTTCCAGTTTGTCCCTCATGAGTATCCTCTTTAAAATCCATTGGCTGCGTCAACATCCCAAAGATCGCGATGTGATCTTTCCGCTCCTATCCATCCCTGACGTCCCGGGAATCTGCGTAAACACAATGGTGCCCCACGGACTTGCCCGTGGTACCCCATTTGATCCTGCACCGCGCGTCAGTTTGGCCGCTATAAAATGTATTCAGCGCAGAACAACTC
The bacterium DNA segment above includes these coding regions:
- the prfA gene encoding peptide chain release factor 1, whose amino-acid sequence is MRDKLEKIERKYVDLEEKLSDPGLVQNQDRYREVVRKHSELTEVVEAIRQYRKLEQELKDTEEMQAAGGEMAALAEEEAQLLKGKLTQLESDLKQHLIPRDPHDGKNVFMEIRAGTGGDEAALFCGDLFRMYSRFAEARHWKIGVLDSNQTELGGYKEIVFQIDGKEVYRHMKFEAGVHRVQRVPSTEASGRIHTSAVTVAVLPEVDEVDVSINPGDLRTDIFCSSGPGGQSVNTTYSAIRITHLPTGIVVQCQDERSQTKNKAKAMKVLTARLQQVREEEQSKELAADRKSQVGSGDRSEKIRTYNFPQNRVTDHRIGVSLYNLEMFINGDIQEMIQKLQAADQASKLAGE